A portion of the Luxibacter massiliensis genome contains these proteins:
- a CDS encoding RluA family pseudouridine synthase: MIPEILYEDEDILVCVKPPGLPTQSGRIGTPDMVSVLKNHLYRQGKRQISAQTSPVSNLNTSPYLAVIHRLDQPVEGLLVFAKTPAAARGLNIQLTTGGFGKHYRALLTAIPPKPEGDIEDYLLKDKASNTSRVCPPDAPGAKKASLHYKIIETYDSCALAEITLRSGRHHQIRVQMAHLGCPIMGDLKYGTLLPPSSSLAAFTRQRRLWLVACRLSFLHPRTNKPLKFQLNRLQSFADIAAGKMDIS, encoded by the coding sequence TGAGGATATACTAGTGTGTGTTAAGCCGCCGGGTCTCCCTACCCAAAGCGGCCGTATTGGAACCCCCGATATGGTCAGTGTCTTAAAGAACCACCTATACCGGCAGGGAAAGAGACAGATATCTGCGCAGACCTCCCCTGTATCCAACCTTAATACATCCCCATATCTGGCCGTCATACACAGGCTGGACCAACCCGTAGAAGGACTTCTGGTATTTGCCAAAACCCCTGCCGCTGCCCGCGGCCTGAACATCCAGCTAACTACAGGAGGCTTTGGCAAACATTACCGGGCGCTGCTCACAGCCATCCCCCCCAAGCCAGAAGGGGATATTGAGGATTATCTCCTGAAAGATAAGGCCTCCAATACTTCCCGGGTCTGCCCTCCCGATGCCCCCGGCGCCAAAAAAGCCTCTCTGCATTATAAAATCATAGAGACATATGATTCCTGTGCCCTGGCAGAAATTACCCTCCGCTCTGGAAGGCATCATCAGATCCGGGTGCAGATGGCGCACCTGGGATGTCCCATCATGGGGGACTTAAAATACGGAACCCTGCTCCCCCCTAGTTCATCACTGGCAGCATTTACCAGGCAGAGAAGGCTTTGGCTTGTCGCCTGCCGTCTGTCTTTTTTACACCCCCGAACAAACAAGCCGCTTAAGTTCCAGTTAAACCGGCTGCAGTCATTTGCAGACATAGCTGCCGGAAAAATGGATATCTCATGA
- the spoVG gene encoding septation regulator SpoVG produces the protein MQITDVRVRRVAKEGKLKAVVSITIDDEFVVHDIKVIEGEKGLFIAMPSKKALDGEYRDIAHPINSGTRERIQSTILEKYTEAVEEEPEMGMVIGEM, from the coding sequence ATGCAGATCACAGACGTGCGTGTGCGCAGGGTAGCAAAGGAGGGCAAGCTAAAGGCGGTTGTTTCAATCACCATTGATGATGAATTTGTAGTTCATGATATTAAGGTGATTGAGGGTGAGAAAGGTTTGTTTATAGCTATGCCAAGCAAAAAGGCCCTGGATGGTGAGTACAGGGACATTGCACATCCTATCAATTCTGGCACCAGAGAGAGAATTCAAAGTACCATTCTGGAGAAATATACAGAAGCGGTTGAAGAAGAACCAGAAATGGGAATGGTTATTGGGGAAATGTAA